The nucleotide window TTTGGATAGGGTAAGGCAATTTAATAACGCGGGTCGCTTCTGTAATAGAGCGTTCTCTTCGATAATAGTTGTTACCGTCAACTTCTTCTGCAATATCGTCTTGGACGGAGATCTGTAAATATTCTCCTTGAATCTCAAGTTTAATTTGATTTTTAGCAATACCCGGAAGCTCAGCTTTTATCACAAGGTCATTTCCTGATTCATATAAGTCCACTGGAAATGTAAGCAGGCGATTGCCTTTTTGGAAAAAGTGATTCATTTCGGCGATAAGACCGCGCAATGGGGTTTGCTCAAAAAACTCATCAATTTGCTTTAAGTAATTTTTAATTTGTGAACGAGACGGATGATTTTTATTTTCTTCGCTCATCGTAATACCTCCCTCAAGTGAATCTGCAATATCATATGATGAAGATGCCTAAACGTGATACATTTTTAAAACAACATTTTTGGTTTTTCTCGCTTGATTGTCATTCTTATGCTAGTATAAATAAGGTTGATATGGATTTTATTATAGAAAGAAGGTAAGGCTATGTGTGGCTTTGTAGGTTGCTTATACGAGAAGCCTAGAGAACTTTCAACTGAAGAAATGCAGCAGTTTGAAACGATGAATTCAATTATTTTTCACCGCGGACCGGATGATGAGGGATACTTTAGGGACGAGCATGTTCAATTTGGATTCCGTCGTTTAAGTATCATTGATATTGAGGCAGGGCATCAACCGTTAACATATGAAAATGAGCGTTATGTGATTATTTTTAATGGTGAAATTTATAACTACGTAGAATTACGGGAAATGCTTCTTGAAAAAGGAGCAACATTCGCTACGCATTCTGATACGGAAGTAATTATTGCGTTATACGCGCATATGAAAGAGAAATGTGTAGACTATTTGCGCGGCATGTTTGCGTTTATGATTTGGGATCGCGAAGAAAAGCGTTTATTTGGTGCTCGTGATCATTTTGGTATTAAGCCGTTATTTGTTGCGGAAGAAAGTGATGCAATCTACTTTGCTTCTGAAAAGAAAAGCATTGTTCATGCCTTGCAGGATAAGGGTGTAAATGTTGCGTCCTTGCAGCATTATTTTACGTATCAATACGCACCGGAGCCTGCTTCCTTGACAGCAGATATTAATAAAATTGAACCAGGTCATTACTTTGTGAAGGAGCCTGGCAAACCATTAACAACGCATCGTTAC belongs to Ectobacillus sp. JY-23 and includes:
- a CDS encoding Hsp20/alpha crystallin family protein, whose translation is MSEENKNHPSRSQIKNYLKQIDEFFEQTPLRGLIAEMNHFFQKGNRLLTFPVDLYESGNDLVIKAELPGIAKNQIKLEIQGEYLQISVQDDIAEEVDGNNYYRRERSITEATRVIKLPYPIQKKAAKASYYNGVLEVRAPKVVVQSDILTIE